One Anolis carolinensis isolate JA03-04 chromosome 4, rAnoCar3.1.pri, whole genome shotgun sequence DNA window includes the following coding sequences:
- the blcap gene encoding bladder cancer-associated protein, producing the protein MYCLQWLLPVLLIPKPLNPALWFSHSMFMGFYLLSFLLERKPCTICALVFLAALFLICYSCWGNCFLYHCSGSQLPDSAHDPNIVGT; encoded by the coding sequence ATGTACTGCCTCCAGTGGTTACTGCCTGTTCTCCTCATCCCCAAGCCCCTCAACCCAGCCTTGTGGTTCAGTCACTCGATGTTCATGGGCTTCTATCTACTGAGTTTCCTGTTGGAGCGGAAACCTTGCACAATCTGTGCCTTGGTCTTCTTGGCTGCTTTGTTCCTCATCTGCTACAGTTGCTGGGGGAACTGTTTCTTGTACCACTGCTCTGGCTCCCAACTGCCTGACTCTGCTCATGACCCCAACATAGTGGGAACCTAA